In the genome of Candidatus Moraniibacteriota bacterium, one region contains:
- the rseP gene encoding RIP metalloprotease RseP produces MSIVLVFIIVLGALIFVHELGHFLMARRSGMKVEEFGFGFPPRLGGFVWNEEKGRHVFVAGNKDVSSPYTIYSINWIPFGGFVRIKGENGEGAQEDDSFASKGAADRIKTLSAGVVMNFLFAWLLISIVLMIGFPRAIDPDEKVDPSKIEVQIAQVAPGTPAEDMGAKMGDTIVSVNGKKFLRVEDVQKIIQENKGRELAIEVNRGKETLLLHGVPRVDYPEDQGALGIALGEITIARYPFFEAIVQGAVNTWQNTVMMVTGIGMLLGSLFTWNSAGLSDVSGPLGIAYLTKEVTSLGFVYLLYFTAILSINLGVLNILPFPALDGGRVLFVLIEKIKGSPVSQRVEGIFHQVGFLLLILLMVAVTVHDFAKFNIVGKIMGLF; encoded by the coding sequence ATGTCTATAGTACTGGTCTTCATCATTGTTCTCGGAGCACTTATTTTTGTTCATGAATTGGGGCACTTCCTCATGGCGCGCAGGAGTGGTATGAAGGTAGAAGAATTTGGATTTGGCTTTCCGCCACGACTTGGCGGGTTCGTATGGAATGAGGAGAAAGGGCGGCATGTTTTTGTTGCGGGGAATAAAGACGTGTCGTCACCATATACGATATATTCAATCAATTGGATTCCTTTTGGCGGATTCGTCCGGATTAAGGGAGAAAATGGCGAGGGTGCCCAGGAGGATGACAGTTTTGCCTCGAAAGGCGCCGCCGATCGTATCAAGACGCTTTCAGCGGGTGTCGTGATGAATTTTCTCTTTGCCTGGCTGCTTATATCCATCGTGCTCATGATCGGTTTTCCGCGAGCGATTGATCCGGATGAAAAGGTGGACCCATCGAAAATAGAAGTGCAGATAGCACAAGTTGCGCCCGGGACTCCGGCGGAAGATATGGGCGCCAAGATGGGCGATACGATCGTATCCGTAAATGGAAAGAAGTTCTTGCGCGTTGAAGATGTGCAAAAAATCATTCAAGAGAACAAAGGGAGGGAGTTGGCGATCGAGGTAAATCGCGGGAAAGAAACACTTCTCCTCCATGGCGTGCCGCGCGTTGACTATCCCGAAGATCAGGGGGCGCTCGGTATTGCGCTCGGTGAAATTACTATCGCTCGGTACCCATTCTTTGAAGCGATCGTGCAGGGCGCAGTCAATACTTGGCAAAACACGGTGATGATGGTGACGGGAATCGGGATGCTTCTTGGGAGTCTCTTCACTTGGAATAGTGCTGGGCTTTCCGATGTGTCGGGGCCATTGGGTATTGCGTATCTTACCAAGGAAGTGACCAGTCTTGGCTTCGTCTATCTCCTCTATTTCACAGCAATTTTGAGTATCAATCTCGGCGTGTTGAACATACTCCCATTTCCCGCGCTCGATGGCGGGCGAGTGCTCTTTGTTCTTATTGAGAAAATAAAAGGTTCGCCAGTAAGTCAACGTGTGGAAGGCATATTCCATCAGGTTGGTTTTTTGTTGCTCATCCTCTTGATGGTTGCCGTGACTGTTCACGACTTT